A single genomic interval of halophilic archaeon DL31 harbors:
- a CDS encoding hypothetical protein (KEGG: hla:Hlac_1444 hypothetical protein), whose product MGSDVQTERSVQDQTGLWDRATDWLLLDGDRRLVAAGITGAFVGAFVVLHTVGLVAVGVDSSVAQVFGSGLTAGMVTLVTIALSINQLILSRVFGSPNQLADRLQGARKLRGTLEEIAGEPSSPNDPAAFLSMLAKTLSERATLARSMVQRDDANPPAAVTDSLADISEYGQSIEAHVEAETPVTDVLNVIIGPEYAMNMTAVRHLQNAYGESLPADAMEELRSLDELLESIAIVRQFFKTIALQQDFAVLSRLLVYSGLLALLASIALTLVYRTDSVTVDPAMLSVLVPLALGVTVVPLAIFSAYVLRAATVAYRTVSVGPFVPPGER is encoded by the coding sequence ATGGGTTCTGACGTCCAAACGGAGCGTTCCGTCCAGGATCAGACAGGCCTTTGGGATCGAGCCACGGACTGGCTGCTCCTCGACGGTGACCGCCGACTCGTCGCGGCCGGTATCACCGGCGCCTTCGTCGGTGCCTTCGTCGTGCTCCATACCGTCGGGCTGGTCGCCGTCGGGGTCGATAGTTCAGTGGCGCAGGTGTTCGGGAGCGGTCTCACTGCCGGGATGGTGACGCTCGTGACGATCGCGCTCTCGATTAACCAACTCATCCTCTCCCGCGTCTTCGGCTCTCCGAACCAGTTGGCTGACCGATTGCAGGGAGCCAGGAAGCTACGGGGAACCCTCGAGGAGATCGCCGGGGAGCCGTCCAGCCCCAACGACCCGGCAGCGTTCCTTTCGATGCTCGCGAAGACGTTGAGTGAACGCGCGACTTTGGCCCGGTCGATGGTACAGCGAGACGACGCTAACCCGCCGGCGGCAGTCACCGATTCGCTGGCGGACATCTCCGAATACGGGCAGAGCATCGAGGCCCACGTCGAAGCCGAGACGCCGGTGACGGACGTGCTCAACGTCATCATCGGGCCCGAGTACGCGATGAACATGACGGCAGTGCGGCACTTACAGAACGCGTACGGGGAGTCGCTTCCAGCGGACGCGATGGAGGAACTCCGGTCACTTGATGAACTCCTTGAATCCATCGCGATCGTCCGTCAGTTCTTCAAGACGATCGCCCTCCAGCAGGATTTCGCCGTGCTGTCGCGACTGCTCGTCTATTCGGGGCTGTTGGCCCTGCTGGCCTCGATTGCGCTGACGCTCGTCTACCGAACCGACTCCGTCACGGTCGACCCAGCGATGCTTTCAGTTCTCGTCCCGCTGGCACTCGGTGTCACCGTCGTTCCCCTCGCGATATTCTCCGCCTACGTCCTTCGAGCGGCGACCGTTGCGTATCGAACCGTCTCAGTTGGCCCGTTCGTTCCGCCCGGGGAACGATGA
- a CDS encoding hypothetical protein (KEGG: hla:Hlac_1135 hypothetical protein): MRQRTTAREGDEGKPVRSTDGKNVGRVMAVEHGKMHVKPDPGLTDDIRSKLGLGTEDENTYVLTANSIEEITDDEVRLNE; the protein is encoded by the coding sequence ATGCGCCAACGAACAACCGCGAGGGAAGGCGACGAGGGGAAGCCGGTGCGCAGTACGGACGGGAAGAACGTGGGACGCGTCATGGCGGTCGAACACGGAAAAATGCACGTCAAACCCGACCCGGGACTGACCGACGACATCCGTTCCAAGTTGGGGTTGGGGACGGAGGACGAGAACACGTACGTGCTGACCGCAAACAGCATCGAGGAGATCACCGACGACGAGGTCCGCCTCAACGAGTAG
- a CDS encoding hypothetical protein (KEGG: hla:Hlac_1446 hypothetical protein), translated as METDDDESREQGIEFGALAEDLEEETYPISHAELLGRYGDRQLELASGTTMLREVLQPENESEYEDAESVRQAIFMMVGDGAVGREGYSDRGGKSEDIESGETEESV; from the coding sequence ATGGAAACCGACGACGACGAGTCCCGTGAGCAGGGTATCGAGTTCGGCGCGCTCGCCGAGGATCTCGAGGAGGAGACGTACCCCATCTCTCACGCCGAACTGCTGGGACGATACGGCGACCGGCAACTCGAGCTCGCCAGCGGCACGACGATGCTGCGTGAGGTGCTCCAACCGGAGAACGAAAGCGAGTACGAGGACGCCGAGAGTGTCAGACAGGCCATCTTCATGATGGTGGGTGACGGGGCGGTCGGCCGCGAGGGGTACAGCGACCGGGGTGGGAAATCGGAGGATATCGAGTCCGGTGAAACGGAGGAATCGGTCTAA
- a CDS encoding hypothetical protein (KEGG: hla:Hlac_1127 hypothetical protein), which yields MSLINLLQRWRDWFPVPQPDGQINVVRWILLEANRNAVTAALLSFVFASLVTVGSLWTIEMASILTETPAIQTILNTLLSGIILLVSIVVSINSIVLSHDITSVGTQENRLKATMEFRREIARVTGGKESPTDPSSFLNLMATVIAKRAEAVEDAIDDAENVDETFADEARHFAARVADTANSVDTAIPETASGGEFGVLWIGLELDYGEHMSHSHRIQANFDDVVSEEVQERLAELSEALQLFTTGKEYFKTLYYNQEISQLSRTLLVVSLPAILINASAILAINAQILPDFWIFGLPPLLISVSAVFTISLFPFIVLIAYMLRLATVAKRTTASGPFSLS from the coding sequence GTGAGCCTCATCAATCTACTGCAGAGATGGCGAGACTGGTTCCCGGTTCCGCAACCGGACGGGCAGATCAACGTCGTTCGCTGGATTTTGCTCGAGGCGAACCGTAACGCGGTCACCGCCGCCCTGCTCTCGTTCGTGTTCGCATCGCTCGTGACGGTCGGATCGTTGTGGACCATCGAGATGGCGAGCATCCTCACGGAAACGCCGGCCATCCAAACCATCCTCAACACGCTCCTGAGCGGCATCATCCTGCTCGTCTCCATCGTCGTGTCCATCAACTCCATCGTCCTCTCTCACGACATCACCTCCGTTGGGACACAGGAGAACCGACTGAAGGCCACGATGGAGTTCCGACGGGAGATCGCCCGGGTGACCGGGGGCAAGGAGAGCCCGACCGATCCGTCGTCGTTTCTCAATCTAATGGCCACCGTCATCGCCAAACGGGCGGAAGCAGTCGAGGACGCTATCGATGACGCCGAGAACGTCGACGAAACGTTCGCTGACGAAGCACGGCACTTCGCAGCGAGGGTCGCTGACACGGCAAACAGCGTCGATACGGCGATCCCCGAGACGGCCAGCGGCGGGGAGTTCGGCGTCCTCTGGATCGGTCTCGAGCTCGACTACGGCGAGCACATGAGTCACTCCCACCGGATTCAGGCCAACTTCGACGACGTGGTGTCAGAGGAGGTGCAAGAGCGGCTGGCGGAGCTCAGTGAGGCGTTACAACTGTTTACGACGGGGAAGGAGTACTTCAAAACGCTCTACTACAATCAGGAGATATCGCAGCTCTCACGGACGCTACTGGTCGTCTCGCTGCCAGCTATCCTCATAAATGCTTCGGCCATCCTGGCGATCAACGCACAGATCCTCCCGGATTTCTGGATCTTCGGGCTTCCACCGCTCCTGATATCCGTCTCGGCGGTGTTCACGATTTCGCTGTTCCCGTTCATCGTCCTGATAGCGTATATGCTCCGACTGGCGACCGTCGCCAAACGGACGACTGCTTCGGGGCCGTTCTCGCTCAGCTAA
- a CDS encoding Bacterio-opsin activator HTH domain protein (PFAM: Bacterio-opsin activator, HTH~KEGG: hje:HacjB3_03630 DNA binding domain-containing protein), with product MSNILITDCPQRTSVTTIVKATVSTGEFALRDTFAEIPAATFETLGVAAHNTSQPIPLLRATAPELDALDAAIRRDATVDTVQAISSTDDQRLYDIRWAPRIRSLLGVLVETGGALLEASAHEREWEFNLLFSDHQKASRTYHCCQDCGIDLTVSRLKNDPASVGKPKGFLSDTQQETLVTAYETDYYTVPRGVTMEELADRLGISHQALSERLRRGHQGLISKTLSDDSDTVELL from the coding sequence ATGAGTAATATACTAATCACCGATTGTCCCCAACGAACGTCAGTGACAACCATCGTCAAGGCGACCGTCTCGACCGGGGAGTTCGCCCTTCGTGACACCTTCGCCGAGATTCCTGCGGCGACGTTCGAAACGCTCGGCGTGGCAGCACACAACACCAGCCAGCCGATACCGTTACTGAGGGCCACTGCGCCCGAACTGGACGCACTCGATGCCGCAATCCGGAGAGACGCCACCGTCGACACGGTTCAGGCAATCTCCAGTACGGATGACCAGCGACTCTACGACATCCGCTGGGCACCGCGGATACGGTCCCTCCTCGGGGTTCTTGTGGAGACCGGCGGCGCGCTACTCGAAGCCAGCGCCCACGAGCGTGAGTGGGAGTTCAACCTGCTGTTCTCGGACCACCAGAAGGCGTCCCGGACGTACCACTGCTGTCAGGACTGTGGGATCGATCTGACGGTCTCCCGGCTCAAGAACGATCCCGCTTCGGTCGGGAAACCCAAGGGGTTCCTCTCCGACACGCAACAGGAGACGCTCGTGACGGCGTACGAGACTGACTACTACACCGTCCCCCGTGGGGTGACGATGGAGGAACTGGCCGACCGACTCGGCATCTCACACCAGGCGCTCTCGGAGCGACTCCGTCGCGGCCACCAGGGGTTGATCTCGAAGACGCTCTCCGACGACTCGGACACGGTCGAACTGCTCTAA
- a CDS encoding hypothetical protein (KEGG: hla:Hlac_1138 hypothetical protein): protein MFQKAPESDTHRGRLREATVAVLKGVVGGILGTATMTVYRAPLFAGLPPTAEFWARFIGDGEPSEYPIQALVLHVLYGAGAGGVFGLVSARADLDLPGGRASVSMVLASVYSILLSVFGSRLLLRRLLGIELTSKEALVFHVGHVIYGLSLGTWLGTGNLIGRSKDDG from the coding sequence ATGTTTCAGAAAGCACCGGAGTCCGACACGCACCGTGGCCGCCTGCGGGAAGCCACCGTCGCAGTGCTGAAAGGCGTCGTCGGCGGGATACTCGGCACTGCGACGATGACCGTCTACCGGGCGCCGCTGTTTGCTGGGTTGCCGCCGACCGCCGAGTTCTGGGCCCGGTTCATCGGCGACGGGGAGCCCTCAGAGTACCCGATTCAGGCACTTGTGCTCCACGTTCTCTACGGGGCGGGTGCCGGTGGCGTCTTCGGGCTCGTCTCCGCCAGAGCCGACCTCGACCTGCCCGGCGGCCGCGCGTCCGTATCGATGGTGCTGGCCTCCGTCTACAGCATACTGCTCTCCGTGTTCGGCTCCCGGCTCCTCCTTCGTCGGCTTCTCGGTATCGAGCTGACGAGCAAGGAGGCGCTCGTTTTCCACGTCGGACACGTCATCTACGGCCTGTCGCTCGGAACGTGGCTCGGAACCGGGAACCTGATCGGCCGATCCAAAGATGACGGATAG
- a CDS encoding major facilitator superfamily MFS_1 (PFAM: Major facilitator superfamily MFS-1~KEGG: hvo:HVO_0434 putative MFS transporter): protein MKLPTLSRPAIDDEEPSVPVVVTAVVAGVFFGGVGGGVAFPTLPTLGSVLGIAPFVVGLILSVNRFTRLLLNTPAGEVLDRLGTRRPMLAGFVVQGMVPFGYVVALDPPFGLSSATVFFVSRACWGIGSAFVFVGAFTTVTHVTTDQNRGKWVGYMRGGQSLGFPTGLVLGGLLTESYGYAEAFLVAGVAGLFAAVVAFVVLPNVDSTVSSTTRLRDLPQVVRADNRILGIGFANFSVRFLYAGILLSTVVLYTNQNDIGFGTLGGTGASGLVMAVSVLSMSLTNLFVGRLSDSLPSRTYTVLPALVLFGAGFALLGLLPTALGTVVGVAVIGIGVGGTGPPLMAYLGDIAPGGDVGKLGGVYNVFGDLGSTLGPLVALPLASAVGVAGEYLICVGFVVLTVAVVLLTLDGDPAPLKQPEVLTEAD from the coding sequence GTGAAACTGCCGACGCTTTCCCGACCCGCCATCGACGACGAGGAGCCGAGCGTCCCCGTCGTCGTGACCGCGGTCGTGGCAGGCGTCTTCTTCGGCGGCGTCGGCGGTGGCGTCGCCTTCCCGACACTCCCGACGCTCGGGAGTGTGTTGGGTATCGCCCCGTTCGTTGTCGGCCTCATCCTCTCGGTCAACCGCTTCACGCGCCTGTTGCTCAACACCCCTGCAGGTGAGGTGCTGGACCGACTCGGGACTCGCCGGCCGATGCTTGCGGGCTTCGTCGTGCAGGGGATGGTGCCGTTCGGTTACGTCGTCGCGCTCGACCCACCCTTTGGCCTCTCCAGCGCGACTGTGTTCTTCGTGTCGCGAGCCTGCTGGGGGATCGGCTCGGCGTTCGTGTTCGTGGGCGCCTTCACCACCGTCACGCACGTGACGACTGATCAGAACCGCGGGAAGTGGGTGGGGTATATGCGCGGTGGCCAGAGCCTTGGCTTCCCGACGGGACTCGTCCTCGGCGGCCTGCTGACCGAGAGCTACGGCTACGCGGAGGCATTCCTCGTCGCCGGCGTTGCAGGGCTGTTCGCCGCGGTGGTTGCGTTCGTCGTGTTGCCCAACGTCGACAGCACCGTATCGTCGACGACGCGGCTCCGTGACCTCCCGCAAGTCGTTCGCGCCGACAACCGCATCCTCGGCATCGGCTTTGCGAACTTCTCGGTGCGCTTTCTCTATGCGGGTATCCTGCTCTCGACGGTGGTGCTCTACACCAACCAGAACGACATCGGGTTCGGCACGCTGGGTGGAACTGGGGCCAGCGGGCTGGTGATGGCGGTCTCTGTGCTCTCGATGTCGCTGACGAACCTCTTCGTCGGTCGGCTTTCGGACTCGCTCCCGTCCCGTACGTACACCGTCCTCCCTGCGCTCGTGCTGTTTGGTGCCGGCTTCGCACTGTTAGGGCTGCTCCCCACTGCGCTGGGAACGGTCGTCGGTGTCGCGGTCATCGGAATCGGCGTCGGCGGCACGGGCCCGCCGCTGATGGCGTATCTGGGCGACATCGCGCCCGGGGGCGACGTGGGGAAACTCGGTGGTGTCTACAACGTCTTCGGCGACTTGGGGTCGACGCTGGGTCCGCTGGTCGCGCTCCCGCTGGCCTCGGCAGTCGGGGTTGCTGGCGAGTACCTCATCTGCGTCGGCTTCGTGGTACTGACGGTTGCGGTCGTGTTGCTGACGCTGGACGGCGACCCGGCGCCGCTCAAGCAGCCCGAGGTGCTGACCGAGGCGGACTGA
- a CDS encoding amidohydrolase (PFAM: Amidohydrolase 1~KEGG: hbo:Hbor_33950 amidohydrolase, imidazolonepropionase): protein MRVLRNGIVHTQTEQETVEGDVLIEDGKIAAVGDVDAPADVEEIDVDGAHVTPGLVDAHSHAGMAEWAEPEDGDFNEGTSATTPHVNALDGFHPRDEELKHAFQNGVTSVSARMGSGNVIGGVIISVKTYGDIADEMLIREDGMKAAMGENPKRFHGEREGRQPSTRPGVAATLRQKFMEAEDYLDSKAEATTEGESFERDLGMENLSRVIEGDLPLRVHAHRADDIRTVFRIADEFGIDDLSIEHATEGHVLADEFVKRDVPAVVGPSISSASKYELRNITFETPGILHEAGVKVAIQTDAPVLPQQHLDVCVGLAVREGLPADVALDAVTTNAAEILGIEDRVGTLAEGTDADIAVWNGEFWRVDTRTQHVFVDGEHVFDREADAVDPREEYAW from the coding sequence ATGCGAGTTCTCCGCAACGGAATTGTCCATACGCAGACAGAACAGGAGACAGTCGAGGGTGATGTGCTCATCGAAGACGGGAAGATCGCCGCCGTCGGCGATGTCGATGCGCCCGCCGACGTCGAGGAAATCGACGTGGACGGCGCGCACGTCACGCCGGGGTTGGTCGACGCACATTCCCATGCCGGGATGGCCGAGTGGGCAGAACCCGAGGACGGTGACTTCAACGAGGGCACCTCCGCGACGACGCCACACGTGAACGCGCTCGACGGCTTCCACCCACGTGACGAGGAACTCAAACACGCCTTCCAGAACGGGGTCACCAGCGTCTCCGCCCGGATGGGGTCGGGCAACGTTATTGGGGGCGTTATCATTTCGGTCAAGACCTACGGCGACATCGCCGACGAGATGCTCATCCGCGAGGACGGGATGAAGGCCGCGATGGGAGAGAACCCAAAGCGCTTCCACGGCGAGCGAGAGGGCCGCCAACCCTCCACTCGACCGGGCGTCGCTGCAACCCTTCGACAGAAGTTCATGGAGGCGGAGGACTACCTTGACAGCAAGGCCGAGGCCACCACTGAGGGGGAGAGCTTCGAGCGTGACCTCGGGATGGAGAACCTCTCGCGGGTCATCGAAGGCGACCTCCCGCTTCGGGTCCACGCTCACCGCGCCGACGATATCCGCACCGTGTTCCGCATCGCCGACGAGTTCGGCATCGACGACCTCTCCATCGAGCACGCGACCGAGGGCCACGTGCTCGCTGACGAGTTCGTCAAGCGCGACGTACCCGCTGTCGTGGGGCCATCCATCTCCTCGGCGAGCAAGTACGAACTCCGCAACATCACCTTCGAAACGCCGGGCATCCTGCACGAGGCCGGCGTGAAGGTCGCTATCCAGACCGACGCCCCGGTCCTGCCCCAGCAGCATCTCGACGTGTGTGTTGGCCTCGCAGTCCGGGAGGGACTGCCCGCCGATGTCGCGCTCGACGCCGTGACCACCAACGCCGCCGAGATTCTCGGTATCGAGGACCGCGTCGGCACGCTCGCTGAAGGGACCGACGCCGATATCGCCGTCTGGAACGGCGAGTTCTGGCGAGTCGACACCCGAACCCAGCACGTCTTCGTCGACGGTGAGCACGTCTTCGACCGCGAGGCCGACGCCGTAGACCCCCGGGAGGAGTACGCCTGGTAA
- a CDS encoding hypothetical protein (KEGG: hbo:Hbor_05780 hypothetical protein), whose protein sequence is MSTKSSDVSGVRPRSVEIDCTVSVPRNAAGDLEAGVRSRLEGVDGVNSIEVVELESVRPGLNDLTASVTVELQVQGVDGLASRLEDRFGVQEARVVRRTGPL, encoded by the coding sequence ATGTCAACCAAAAGCTCCGACGTGTCGGGGGTTCGCCCCCGCAGCGTCGAAATCGACTGTACAGTGAGCGTCCCACGCAACGCAGCCGGCGACCTCGAAGCCGGCGTTCGGAGCCGGCTCGAAGGCGTCGATGGCGTCAACAGCATCGAAGTGGTCGAGCTCGAAAGCGTCCGCCCAGGTCTCAACGACCTCACCGCGTCGGTGACGGTCGAACTGCAGGTCCAGGGCGTCGACGGCCTCGCCTCCCGGCTGGAGGACCGATTCGGCGTTCAGGAAGCGCGAGTGGTTCGGAGAACGGGGCCTCTATAA
- a CDS encoding Conserved hypothetical protein CHP01213 (TIGRFAM: Conserved hypothetical protein CHP01213~KEGG: hbo:Hbor_05770 hypothetical protein) has product MSVLEDARAVHAVGGVCDACLGRVFADLSFGLTNQERGRSLRVTMGLEDDEEPESVEPTDCWICEGYCAAFDDWAERAAAAVEDVEFESYQVGTRTPALIEENERLLREDAGLPEDAGELFKSEFNREVGKRFGTLTGTAVDFGRPDVQFLLDLAENTVEAGINSAFVYGRYRKLERDIPQTKWPCSACTGSGRQGREPCPECDGLGYRYPESVEQLSAPVVEDVMDGIGSTFHGAGREDVDARMLGTGRPFVIEVEDPRRRDIDTDRLEGDINAFAEGKVEVEGLTLATHEMVERVKRHEASKTYEAQVAFGDDVTPEAFADALAELDGATVEQDTPKRVDHRRASKTRVRDVYEVDGELEDSRTASVTVHGAGGLYIKELISSDEGRTTPSLAGLLGVDAEVTALDVLRVDGEDEPFEDDDYLLE; this is encoded by the coding sequence ATGAGTGTACTGGAGGACGCCCGCGCCGTGCACGCGGTCGGCGGCGTCTGCGACGCCTGTCTCGGCCGAGTGTTCGCCGACCTGAGCTTCGGCCTCACGAACCAAGAACGAGGGCGTTCACTCCGGGTCACGATGGGGCTCGAGGACGACGAAGAGCCCGAATCAGTCGAACCCACCGACTGCTGGATCTGTGAGGGCTACTGCGCCGCCTTCGATGACTGGGCTGAGCGCGCGGCCGCCGCCGTCGAGGACGTGGAGTTCGAGAGCTATCAGGTCGGGACCCGCACCCCGGCCCTCATCGAGGAGAACGAGCGTCTCCTGCGGGAGGACGCCGGCCTCCCGGAAGACGCCGGCGAACTGTTCAAAAGCGAGTTCAACCGCGAAGTGGGCAAACGGTTCGGCACGCTGACCGGGACGGCCGTGGATTTCGGCCGACCGGACGTGCAGTTCCTGCTGGACCTCGCCGAGAACACGGTGGAGGCCGGCATCAACTCCGCGTTCGTCTACGGCCGCTACCGCAAACTGGAGCGCGACATTCCTCAGACGAAGTGGCCCTGTTCGGCCTGTACTGGAAGCGGCCGCCAGGGTCGAGAGCCCTGCCCGGAGTGTGATGGGCTCGGCTACCGCTACCCCGAGAGCGTCGAACAGCTGAGCGCGCCTGTCGTCGAGGACGTGATGGACGGAATTGGGTCAACCTTCCACGGAGCGGGCCGCGAGGACGTGGACGCGCGGATGCTTGGCACCGGACGCCCGTTCGTCATCGAAGTCGAGGACCCCCGGCGGCGCGACATCGACACCGACCGACTCGAGGGCGACATCAACGCCTTCGCCGAAGGGAAAGTCGAGGTTGAGGGGCTCACACTGGCCACTCACGAGATGGTCGAGCGGGTGAAGCGCCACGAAGCCTCCAAGACCTACGAGGCACAGGTCGCCTTTGGCGACGACGTGACGCCCGAAGCGTTCGCGGACGCACTGGCCGAGTTGGACGGTGCGACCGTCGAACAGGACACGCCGAAGCGCGTCGATCATCGCCGGGCGAGCAAGACACGAGTCCGTGACGTCTACGAAGTCGACGGCGAACTCGAGGATTCCCGTACAGCCAGTGTCACCGTTCACGGCGCCGGCGGCCTCTACATCAAGGAGCTCATTTCGAGCGACGAAGGGCGGACCACCCCCTCCCTCGCCGGCCTTCTGGGTGTGGACGCCGAGGTGACGGCGCTGGACGTGCTCCGAGTCGACGGCGAGGACGAGCCGTTCGAAGACGACGACTACCTGCTGGAGTAA
- a CDS encoding ribonuclease HII (KEGG: hbo:Hbor_05750 RNase HII~TIGRFAM: Ribonuclease H2, subunit A~PFAM: Ribonuclease HII/HIII) codes for MLVGADEAGKGPALGPMVAGAVRADRADLPSGLDDSKKLSPARREELATALRAHPDIRVAVATVPPERIDDPETDMNSLGVAAQAEAVTAVAEPGDDLFADAADTDAERFGRRLRDTILDGDGSALEVTAEHGADESYPVVSAASVVAKVERDRLMAEIDEEHGRAIGSGYPSDPTTRSFLEGYVAEYGELPACARASWATCEDVLVAAEQSGLEEF; via the coding sequence ATGCTCGTCGGCGCCGACGAAGCCGGCAAAGGGCCCGCACTGGGCCCGATGGTCGCCGGGGCTGTCCGGGCCGACCGTGCGGACCTCCCGTCGGGACTCGACGATTCGAAGAAGCTCTCGCCGGCGCGACGGGAGGAACTCGCCACGGCGCTCCGGGCGCATCCCGACATCCGCGTCGCCGTCGCCACCGTTCCGCCGGAACGTATCGACGACCCCGAGACGGATATGAACAGCCTCGGCGTCGCTGCCCAGGCCGAGGCGGTCACCGCCGTCGCTGAGCCGGGCGACGACCTGTTCGCCGACGCCGCCGACACAGACGCAGAGCGGTTCGGCCGGCGGCTCCGGGACACCATTCTCGACGGCGATGGGTCGGCCCTTGAGGTGACCGCTGAACACGGGGCTGACGAGTCATACCCGGTCGTCTCAGCGGCCAGCGTCGTCGCCAAAGTGGAACGGGACCGGCTGATGGCGGAAATCGATGAGGAACACGGCCGAGCGATTGGGAGTGGCTACCCCTCGGACCCGACGACGCGGTCGTTTCTGGAAGGCTACGTCGCTGAATATGGAGAACTTCCCGCGTGTGCACGGGCGAGTTGGGCCACTTGCGAGGACGTGCTTGTGGCCGCCGAACAGTCCGGACTCGAGGAGTTCTGA
- a CDS encoding NUDIX hydrolase (PFAM: NUDIX hydrolase domain~KEGG: nmg:Nmag_1423 NUDIX hydrolase), with product MVAIEPRFCHQCGAELVERQHDGRPRRYCEGCERFFFRNAVPGVDVFVRHDGEFLLLREPGEGGRWVIPGGHPEYDEEPVDAAVRELKEETGLSADPADLSILTAIHSTYRGLHYNNICYLLEFDDTDGELTPGIEAAELRFWTPAEIRDSEQTRDIDRERLPLVTDD from the coding sequence ATGGTCGCTATCGAGCCGCGGTTCTGCCACCAGTGTGGCGCCGAGTTGGTCGAGCGCCAGCACGACGGTCGGCCGCGGCGGTACTGCGAGGGCTGCGAGCGGTTCTTCTTCAGGAATGCCGTGCCGGGGGTGGACGTGTTCGTCCGACACGATGGTGAGTTTCTGTTGCTTCGGGAACCCGGTGAGGGCGGTCGCTGGGTGATTCCCGGCGGTCACCCGGAGTACGACGAGGAGCCAGTCGATGCGGCAGTCAGAGAACTCAAGGAGGAGACGGGGCTTAGTGCCGACCCTGCGGACCTCAGTATTCTGACGGCCATCCACAGCACCTACCGTGGCCTCCACTACAACAACATCTGCTACCTACTGGAGTTTGACGACACCGACGGCGAACTGACACCAGGCATCGAGGCTGCAGAACTGCGGTTCTGGACGCCTGCGGAGATACGTGACTCCGAGCAGACGCGAGATATCGACCGGGAGCGACTCCCACTGGTCACAGACGACTGA
- a CDS encoding methylated-DNA/protein-cysteine methyltransferase (KEGG: hvo:HVO_0791 methylated-DNA--protein-cysteinemethyltransferase~TIGRFAM: Methylated-DNA-[protein]-cysteine S-methyltransferase, DNA binding~PFAM: Methylated-DNA-[protein]-cysteine S-methyltransferase, DNA binding), which translates to MQVTVRGDPYSLDAALVAESKAEIWRQLREYDAGERESFELTIDYPRSHLGGVMREMSRIPYGETRTYGELAADLDSGAVAVGQACGANPLPVLIPCHRVVGANDTGGFSAEGGVDAKRRLLAFERGEGLARFE; encoded by the coding sequence ATGCAGGTCACGGTCCGTGGCGACCCCTACTCCCTCGACGCCGCCCTTGTCGCCGAGAGCAAGGCGGAAATCTGGCGACAACTGCGGGAGTACGACGCGGGCGAGCGCGAGTCGTTCGAGCTCACTATCGACTATCCGAGGAGCCACCTCGGCGGCGTGATGCGGGAAATGAGCCGGATTCCATACGGCGAGACCCGGACCTACGGCGAGCTGGCGGCCGACCTCGACTCGGGTGCTGTCGCCGTCGGGCAGGCCTGTGGCGCGAACCCCCTCCCAGTACTCATCCCCTGTCACCGTGTCGTCGGGGCCAACGACACCGGGGGCTTCTCTGCGGAGGGTGGCGTCGACGCCAAACGCCGGCTGCTTGCGTTCGAGCGCGGCGAGGGGCTGGCCCGGTTCGAGTAG